Proteins found in one Sphingomonas sp. SORGH_AS_0879 genomic segment:
- the leuB gene encoding 3-isopropylmalate dehydrogenase: MALIAILAGDGIGPEVTAEARRVLEALDLGLTFEEAKVGGAAYEAAGHPLPKETLAVAERADGLLFGAVGDPRFDNLERAHRPEQAILGLRKAFGLFANLRPARLFEGLEDASSLRPEIARRIDMVIVRELTGDVYFGAKGRGTTDAGLREGHDLMRYDEEEVARIARVGFETAMRRRRRLLSVDKANVLETSQLWRDVVIEVAKDYPEVALDHMYVDNCAMQLVRDPGQFDVILTGNLFGDILSDQASMCAGSIGMLPSAALGATGKGLYEPIHGSAPDIAGQGKANPCAAILSAAMMLRHSLGMSEAADRIDAAVAGAIRDGARTGDLGGSLSTRAMADAILERL, encoded by the coding sequence ATGGCATTGATCGCGATCCTCGCCGGTGACGGTATCGGGCCGGAAGTAACGGCGGAAGCGCGGCGCGTGCTGGAGGCGCTGGATCTGGGCCTGACCTTCGAGGAGGCCAAGGTCGGCGGGGCGGCCTATGAGGCGGCGGGCCATCCGCTTCCAAAGGAGACGTTGGCGGTGGCGGAGCGCGCCGATGGGTTGCTGTTCGGTGCGGTTGGCGATCCGCGCTTCGATAACCTTGAGCGCGCGCATCGGCCCGAACAGGCGATCCTTGGCCTGCGCAAAGCGTTCGGCCTGTTCGCGAATTTGCGCCCCGCCCGGCTGTTCGAGGGGCTGGAGGATGCCAGTTCGCTCCGTCCCGAGATCGCGCGGCGCATCGACATGGTGATCGTGCGCGAACTGACCGGCGATGTCTATTTCGGAGCCAAGGGGCGTGGCACCACCGATGCGGGCCTGCGCGAAGGCCATGACCTGATGCGCTATGACGAAGAGGAAGTGGCGCGGATCGCCCGCGTCGGCTTCGAGACCGCGATGCGCCGCCGCCGCCGCCTGCTGTCGGTGGACAAGGCCAATGTGCTGGAGACGTCGCAGCTTTGGCGCGACGTGGTGATCGAGGTTGCCAAGGATTATCCCGAGGTCGCGCTCGACCATATGTATGTCGACAATTGCGCGATGCAGTTGGTGCGCGATCCGGGCCAGTTCGACGTGATCCTGACCGGCAATCTGTTCGGCGATATCCTGTCAGATCAGGCGTCGATGTGCGCGGGGTCGATCGGAATGCTGCCCTCCGCCGCGCTGGGCGCGACCGGCAAGGGGCTGTACGAGCCGATCCATGGCTCGGCCCCCGATATCGCGGGGCAGGGCAAGGCCAACCCGTGCGCCGCGATCCTGTCGGCGGCGATGATGTTGCGCCACTCGCTGGGCATGAGCGAGGCTGCCGACCGGATCGATGCGGCGGTCGCGGGCGCGATCCGCGATGGTGCGCGGACCGGTGACCTGGGCGGCAGCCTGTCGACCCGCGCCATGGCCGACGCGATCCTCGAGCGCCTCTGA
- the recO gene encoding DNA repair protein RecO, with protein MHRVAPAIILSVRPHGEHGAIVRALTREDGVQPGYVRGGRSRALRPVLQPGNGIIGEWRARTPEQLAALTIEPGHSRAGLHSEPLAAAGIEWLCALTAAALPEEQPYPVLYDALDAVLTAIESAPSARGWAGALVRYELLLLGQLGFGLDLERCTVTGGAEDLAFVSPKSGAAVSVGAAFGYEARLFPLPDFLREGGAGDWPDIFAAGRITAHFLARDILVGLRHDPMPARARLFDRFKRAVA; from the coding sequence ATGCACCGGGTCGCCCCCGCCATCATCCTGTCGGTTCGGCCGCATGGCGAGCATGGGGCGATCGTGCGGGCTTTGACCCGCGAGGATGGGGTGCAGCCGGGCTATGTCCGGGGCGGGCGGTCGCGGGCGCTTCGGCCGGTGCTGCAACCGGGGAACGGGATCATCGGTGAGTGGCGGGCGCGGACGCCTGAGCAACTCGCCGCGCTGACCATCGAGCCGGGGCATAGCCGGGCGGGGTTGCATAGCGAGCCGCTGGCCGCTGCCGGGATCGAGTGGCTGTGCGCGCTGACGGCCGCAGCGCTGCCCGAGGAACAGCCTTATCCCGTGCTGTACGACGCGCTCGACGCCGTGCTGACCGCGATCGAATCGGCCCCCTCCGCGCGCGGCTGGGCGGGGGCGCTGGTGCGGTACGAACTGCTGCTGCTCGGGCAACTCGGGTTCGGGCTCGATTTGGAGCGGTGCACCGTAACCGGCGGGGCCGAGGACCTCGCTTTTGTCAGCCCCAAGAGCGGCGCGGCGGTGTCGGTGGGTGCTGCGTTCGGTTATGAGGCGCGGCTGTTCCCGCTGCCCGATTTCCTGCGCGAGGGTGGGGCGGGGGACTGGCCCGACATCTTCGCCGCCGGGCGGATCACCGCGCATTTCCTGGCGCGGGATATTCTGGTCGGTCTGCGCCATGATCCCATGCCCGCCCGTGCGCGGTTATTCGATCGGTTCAAAAGGGCGGTTGCGTGA
- a CDS encoding pseudouridine synthase — MAQLLLFNKPFGVLSQFTDRGSPTVRSTLSDFIHVKGVYPAGRLDRDSEGLLLLCDDGRLQARIADPRFKMPKTYLVQVEGDPQEPELEPLRRGVRLNDGMTLPADVTRIDAPDLWLRDPPIRQRKSIPDSWLKLTIREGRNRQVRRMTAAIGLPTLRLVRWSIGDWSVAGIAPGQFQEISSPGKAPGSR; from the coding sequence ATGGCCCAGCTGCTCCTGTTCAACAAACCCTTTGGGGTCTTATCGCAATTCACCGACCGCGGATCTCCAACGGTTCGGTCGACCTTGTCGGACTTCATCCATGTGAAGGGCGTCTATCCCGCCGGGCGGCTCGATCGGGACAGTGAGGGCCTGCTACTGCTCTGCGATGACGGACGGCTACAGGCGCGGATCGCCGATCCCCGCTTCAAAATGCCCAAGACCTATCTCGTGCAGGTGGAAGGCGATCCGCAGGAGCCGGAACTGGAGCCCTTGCGGCGGGGCGTACGGCTCAACGATGGCATGACCCTGCCCGCCGACGTCACGCGTATCGACGCGCCCGACCTGTGGCTGCGCGATCCACCGATCCGCCAGCGCAAATCCATTCCCGACAGCTGGCTGAAGCTCACCATTCGCGAAGGACGCAATCGACAGGTGCGCCGCATGACGGCAGCCATCGGCTTGCCGACCCTGAGGCTGGTCCGCTGGTCGATCGGCGACTGGTCCGTCGCCGGGATCGCGCCGGGCCAGTTCCAGGAGATTTCCAGCCCGGGCAAGGCTCCCGGCTCCAGATAG
- a CDS encoding 23S rRNA (adenine(2030)-N(6))-methyltransferase RlmJ, which translates to MNYRHSFHAGNSADVAKHSLLIALVRALQQKPGALTLIDTHAGCGLYDLGGEQAQRTGEAAQGVVRAFADTNPLLDDYRAAVRAVNVEAEPRLYPGSPRFLVQLLREQDLLIVNEKHPEDARALRGAMRGTPAAVHERDAYELWLAMLPTRTPRGVVVVDPPYEQTDERERITATLAAAHRKWAHGVTVIWYPLKDRATHQRWKYELRKLGIPKFLVVEHWLYDADQPGIYNGAGLFIVNPPYAFVQGLPPLLEALRAALAPEGHSGEITADWLND; encoded by the coding sequence ATGAATTATCGCCATTCCTTCCATGCCGGCAACAGCGCCGATGTCGCCAAGCACAGCCTGTTGATCGCGCTGGTCCGGGCCTTGCAGCAAAAACCGGGCGCGCTGACGCTGATCGACACCCATGCCGGTTGCGGGCTCTACGACCTGGGCGGTGAGCAGGCGCAACGCACCGGCGAAGCCGCACAGGGCGTGGTCCGGGCCTTTGCCGACACGAACCCCTTGCTGGACGACTATCGCGCCGCCGTCCGGGCGGTGAATGTCGAGGCGGAGCCCCGCCTCTACCCCGGCTCGCCAAGGTTCCTGGTGCAGCTTCTGCGGGAGCAGGATCTGCTGATCGTCAACGAAAAGCATCCCGAGGACGCCCGTGCCCTGCGCGGCGCGATGCGCGGGACCCCTGCCGCCGTGCATGAGCGCGATGCCTATGAGCTTTGGCTGGCCATGCTTCCGACCCGTACGCCGCGCGGCGTGGTGGTGGTCGATCCGCCCTATGAGCAGACCGACGAACGCGAACGCATCACGGCCACCCTCGCCGCGGCGCACCGCAAATGGGCACATGGCGTGACGGTCATCTGGTATCCGCTGAAAGACCGCGCCACGCATCAGCGGTGGAAATATGAGCTGCGCAAGCTCGGCATCCCGAAATTCCTGGTCGTCGAGCATTGGTTATATGACGCCGATCAGCCCGGCATCTATAACGGCGCGGGCCTTTTCATCGTCAATCCGCCCTATGCCTTCGTGCAAGGCCTGCCGCCTTTGCTGGAAGCCCTCCGCGCCGCACTGGCGCCGGAGGGGCATAGCGGCGAGATCACTGCGGATTGGTTGAACGACTGA
- the uvrC gene encoding excinuclease ABC subunit UvrC, with protein sequence MSEPPVDRFNEEKSTFTLRGADAPDLKAGVAAIRNVLATLPLRPGVYRMQDARGDVLYIGKARALKNRVANYTQVDRLPKRLQRMVSQTRSMTIVTTNNEAEALLLEAQLIKRYRPAFNVLLRDDKSFPFILLRNDHDFPRIQKHRGARRAVGNYYGPFASAGSVNNTLNALQKLFLLRSCTDSFFKGRDRPCLLYQIKRCSAPCVGRIDEAAYAELVADAKNFLGGKSTQVQAKLGKQMQDAAEAMDFELAAILRDRLKALTFIQGTQAINAEGVGDADIFALACREGVMGIQAFFIRGGQNWGHRSFFPAHTTDVPEEEVLTSFLSQFYEEVPPAKTILLDRELPEGALLTEALGERAGYKVQLNVPQRGDRRRLLDQAKRNAVEALDRRLAESTTQAKLLREVADFFDLSEPPQRIEVYDNSHIQGTNALGAMVVAGPEGFQKGQYRKFNIKGNEAATNDDFGMMREVFRRRFARQLEENPDRDDATWPDLVLIDGGRGQLNAAKAVLEDLGIEDVCLVGVAKGPHHGREGREVFHMMDGSERMLPVNAPLLFYLQRLRDEVHRFVIGAHRDKRAKAMGASPLDEVPGIGPARKKALLMHFGTGRAVRNASLEDLRKAPGVSQAVAQQVYDFYHSR encoded by the coding sequence GATGCAGGACGCACGCGGCGACGTGCTCTATATAGGCAAGGCGCGCGCGCTGAAGAACCGCGTCGCCAATTACACCCAGGTCGATCGCCTCCCCAAGCGCCTGCAACGCATGGTGTCGCAGACCCGGTCGATGACCATCGTCACGACCAACAACGAGGCCGAGGCGCTGCTGCTCGAGGCGCAACTTATCAAGCGCTATCGCCCCGCCTTCAACGTACTGTTGCGCGACGACAAGAGCTTTCCCTTCATCCTGCTGCGCAACGACCATGATTTCCCGCGCATCCAGAAACATCGCGGCGCACGCCGGGCGGTCGGCAATTATTACGGCCCCTTCGCCAGCGCCGGCAGCGTCAACAACACACTGAACGCGCTGCAAAAGCTGTTCCTGCTCCGCTCCTGCACCGACAGCTTCTTCAAGGGGCGCGACCGGCCGTGCCTGCTCTACCAGATCAAGCGCTGCTCTGCGCCCTGCGTCGGCCGGATCGACGAAGCCGCCTATGCCGAACTGGTCGCCGATGCGAAGAACTTCCTCGGCGGCAAATCGACCCAGGTCCAGGCCAAGCTCGGCAAGCAGATGCAGGATGCGGCGGAAGCGATGGACTTCGAACTCGCCGCGATCCTGCGCGACCGGCTGAAGGCGTTGACCTTCATCCAGGGGACGCAGGCGATCAATGCGGAGGGCGTGGGCGACGCTGATATCTTCGCGTTGGCGTGCCGCGAAGGGGTGATGGGCATCCAGGCCTTCTTCATCCGCGGCGGCCAGAATTGGGGGCATCGCAGCTTCTTCCCCGCCCACACCACCGACGTACCCGAGGAAGAGGTGCTGACCAGCTTCCTCAGCCAATTTTACGAGGAAGTGCCGCCCGCCAAGACGATCCTGCTCGACCGCGAACTGCCCGAGGGCGCGCTGTTGACCGAGGCCTTGGGCGAGCGCGCCGGGTATAAGGTGCAACTCAACGTGCCCCAGCGCGGCGACCGCCGCCGCCTGCTCGACCAGGCGAAGCGCAACGCCGTCGAGGCGCTCGACCGGCGGCTGGCCGAGTCGACGACGCAGGCCAAGCTACTGCGCGAGGTCGCCGATTTCTTCGACCTGTCCGAACCGCCGCAGCGGATCGAGGTGTACGACAACAGCCATATCCAGGGCACCAACGCGCTGGGCGCGATGGTCGTGGCGGGGCCGGAGGGGTTCCAGAAGGGCCAGTATCGCAAGTTCAACATCAAGGGGAACGAGGCCGCGACCAACGACGATTTCGGCATGATGCGCGAAGTCTTCCGCCGCCGCTTCGCCCGCCAGTTGGAGGAGAACCCCGACCGCGACGACGCGACCTGGCCCGACCTGGTGCTGATCGACGGCGGGCGCGGGCAATTGAACGCGGCCAAGGCGGTGCTGGAGGATCTGGGCATCGAGGATGTCTGCCTGGTCGGTGTCGCCAAGGGCCCGCATCATGGCCGCGAGGGGCGTGAGGTCTTTCACATGATGGACGGCAGCGAACGAATGCTGCCGGTCAACGCGCCGCTGTTGTTCTACCTCCAGCGGCTACGCGACGAGGTCCACCGCTTCGTCATCGGCGCGCACCGCGACAAGCGCGCCAAGGCGATGGGCGCCAGCCCGCTGGACGAAGTGCCGGGCATCGGCCCGGCGCGGAAGAAGGCGCTGCTGATGCACTTCGGCACGGGGCGGGCGGTGCGCAATGCCAGTCTGGAGGACTTGCGGAAGGCGCCGGGGGTTAGCCAGGCCGTCGCACAGCAGGTGTACGACTTCTATCATAGCCGGTGA